A region of Chloracidobacterium sp. DNA encodes the following proteins:
- a CDS encoding 4-hydroxy-tetrahydrodipicolinate synthase codes for MKIDWMRGCATALVTPFKKDGSIDGDCFKKLVERQVKNGVKLLVPCGTTGENVTMDEDELSEVIRLTVGVAKRHKVHVIAGTGTNNTANAIERTRKAREVGADAALVVAPYYNKPTQEGMFAHFSEIARSVKGFPIVLYNVPSRTASNISAETTLRLAEKYENIVATKEASGDYSQIMEILKNRPKNFKVFSGDDAATLPLISLGADGLVSVIANELPKETSKMVDHALNGSFHFARKINYRLLELMEANFVESSPAPCKFVMKEMGLCEENLRLPLVPVKEATKKRLKQIMAEIL; via the coding sequence ATGAAAATTGACTGGATGCGTGGATGCGCGACGGCTCTTGTTACACCTTTCAAAAAGGACGGCTCGATCGACGGCGATTGCTTTAAGAAGCTGGTCGAACGGCAAGTGAAGAATGGCGTGAAGCTGCTTGTTCCGTGCGGGACGACCGGTGAAAACGTCACGATGGACGAGGATGAATTGTCGGAAGTAATACGGCTGACAGTCGGCGTAGCTAAACGGCACAAAGTTCATGTGATCGCCGGGACCGGAACCAACAATACTGCTAATGCTATCGAACGGACACGAAAAGCCCGCGAGGTTGGAGCCGATGCGGCTCTTGTCGTGGCGCCGTATTACAACAAACCGACGCAGGAAGGAATGTTTGCCCATTTTTCCGAGATCGCGAGATCGGTGAAGGGGTTTCCGATCGTGCTTTACAACGTGCCTTCTCGGACCGCTTCGAATATCTCCGCCGAGACAACGCTGCGGCTGGCCGAAAAATACGAGAACATCGTTGCGACCAAAGAAGCATCTGGCGATTATTCGCAGATAATGGAGATACTGAAAAACCGGCCAAAGAACTTTAAGGTGTTTTCCGGTGATGACGCTGCGACATTGCCTTTGATCTCGCTCGGTGCCGACGGCCTTGTTTCGGTCATCGCCAACGAACTGCCAAAAGAAACCTCAAAAATGGTCGATCACGCACTCAATGGTTCGTTCCATTTTGCACGCAAGATCAATTACCGACTGCTGGAGTTGATGGAGGCAAACTTTGTCGAATCTTCGCCCGCTCCGTGTAAATTTGTGATGAAGGAAATGGGTCTATGCGAGGAAAATCTGCGGCTTCCGCTCGTGCCAGTAAAGGAAGCAACAAAGAAAAGATTGAAACAGATAATGGCCGAGATCTTGTAA
- a CDS encoding 2,3,4,5-tetrahydropyridine-2,6-dicarboxylate N-succinyltransferase — protein sequence MRKTVNLRNQIEELFAKTEFTSADREVYENFKTALRRGEIRSAEKDADGNWNANAWVKQGILLGFRMGKMVEISKPTETLQFFDKDTFPLRPMTLEDGVRIVIGGSAIRDGSYVAPSVVVVPPAYVNVGAYVDEGTMIDSHALVGSCAQIGKRVHLSAAAQIGGVLEPVGAVPVIIEDDVLVGGNTGVYEGTIVREGAVLASGVILTRSTPVFDLPNGRVIKSEGDKPLEIPAGAVVVQGSRAVTSGFGKDNGLSIYCPIIVKYRDEKTDASTKLEDYLR from the coding sequence ATTAGAAAAACTGTGAATTTACGAAACCAAATAGAAGAATTGTTTGCGAAAACAGAGTTTACATCCGCAGATCGCGAGGTCTACGAGAATTTTAAGACGGCTCTTCGTCGTGGCGAGATCCGTTCGGCTGAAAAAGATGCGGACGGCAATTGGAATGCGAATGCTTGGGTAAAGCAGGGAATTTTGCTAGGGTTTCGGATGGGCAAGATGGTCGAGATTTCTAAGCCGACCGAGACACTGCAATTCTTTGACAAGGATACATTTCCGCTCCGTCCGATGACGCTAGAGGACGGCGTCCGGATCGTGATAGGCGGCTCGGCGATACGTGACGGAAGCTATGTTGCACCGAGCGTAGTTGTGGTTCCGCCGGCTTACGTCAATGTCGGAGCCTATGTCGATGAAGGCACGATGATCGATTCTCATGCTCTCGTCGGCTCGTGTGCGCAGATCGGCAAGCGTGTTCATCTCTCGGCGGCGGCACAGATCGGCGGCGTTTTGGAGCCGGTTGGTGCAGTTCCGGTCATTATCGAAGATGATGTTCTGGTCGGTGGAAACACGGGCGTTTACGAAGGAACTATTGTTCGCGAAGGTGCAGTTTTGGCTTCCGGTGTGATACTGACGCGTTCGACTCCGGTATTTGATCTGCCGAATGGCCGCGTTATCAAATCCGAAGGTGACAAGCCGCTCGAAATTCCTGCCGGTGCTGTTGTTGTGCAAGGTTCACGAGCTGTGACGAGCGGATTTGGCAAAGACAACGGCCTCTCGATCTACTGCCCGATCATCGTCAAATACCGCGACGAAAAGACCGACGCCTCGACCAAGCTTGAAGATTATTTGAGATAA
- a CDS encoding RNB domain-containing ribonuclease, whose translation MNDQGSSSWLTQRARQTMAENGFEPEFSDAVSDQLNQIKNAAEPIADASIKDLRALLWSSIDNASSRDLDQIEWAESLPNGDIRVLVGIADVDTLVPKDSPIDTHAEQNTVTVYTESKIFPMLPVELSTDITSLNEGEDRLAIVADMTVKENGDVPESTFYRALVRNREKLAYEDVGEWLDNGGEMPRSVVQTSGLKEQIELQRQAAIRLQAYRRAKGSLEFESIESSAVVEDGEIKGIVSVHPNSARKLIENFMVAANVEMAEFLEAHGSISLRRVVKTPQRWDGIVRIATEYGEHLPDEPDQPALADFLERRRAADPEHFPDLSLSIIKLIGSGEYVVERPGEDTGGHFGLAVRDYAHSTAPNRRFTDIVVQRLVKAVISNQPSPYTADELEAIATHCNDQERAARKVERKMRKVVAATVMQRHIGENFDAIVTGITPSGTFARILRPPVDGRIEQGEHGLNVGEKVNVRLLSADPRSGFIDFAAHR comes from the coding sequence ATGAACGATCAAGGATCGAGTAGTTGGCTGACACAGCGGGCACGTCAAACGATGGCTGAAAACGGTTTTGAGCCGGAGTTTTCGGACGCTGTTTCAGATCAATTGAACCAAATAAAAAATGCCGCTGAGCCTATCGCCGATGCCTCAATTAAAGATCTGCGTGCTCTGTTGTGGTCGTCGATAGATAATGCGAGTTCGCGCGATCTCGATCAGATCGAGTGGGCCGAAAGTTTGCCGAATGGCGATATTCGAGTGCTTGTCGGCATTGCGGATGTTGATACACTTGTCCCGAAAGATTCGCCCATAGACACGCACGCCGAGCAAAATACCGTCACCGTTTACACCGAAAGCAAGATATTTCCGATGCTGCCAGTTGAACTTTCGACGGATATTACCTCGTTGAACGAAGGCGAAGATCGGCTGGCGATAGTCGCCGATATGACGGTCAAGGAAAATGGCGATGTGCCGGAGAGTACGTTTTACAGAGCGTTGGTTCGTAATCGCGAAAAGCTTGCTTACGAAGATGTCGGCGAATGGCTCGACAACGGCGGAGAGATGCCTCGTTCGGTCGTACAAACTTCGGGGTTGAAGGAGCAGATCGAGCTACAGAGACAGGCGGCGATTCGTTTGCAGGCATATCGTCGTGCAAAAGGCTCGCTGGAATTCGAATCTATCGAATCATCTGCCGTCGTTGAGGATGGCGAGATCAAAGGCATTGTGTCCGTCCATCCAAATTCGGCTCGCAAGCTGATCGAAAATTTTATGGTCGCGGCAAATGTCGAGATGGCCGAGTTTCTCGAAGCTCACGGATCGATCTCGCTCCGCCGCGTGGTCAAAACGCCTCAGCGATGGGACGGCATAGTTCGCATCGCCACCGAATATGGCGAGCATTTACCTGATGAGCCGGATCAACCTGCGTTGGCAGATTTTCTAGAAAGACGCCGTGCGGCCGACCCCGAACATTTCCCAGACCTTTCGCTTTCGATAATAAAGTTGATCGGCAGCGGCGAGTATGTCGTCGAGCGTCCCGGCGAAGACACAGGCGGACATTTTGGGCTTGCGGTTCGCGATTATGCTCATTCGACTGCGCCAAATCGCCGTTTTACGGACATTGTTGTCCAACGGCTCGTCAAAGCGGTCATTTCAAACCAGCCATCGCCCTACACCGCCGATGAACTCGAGGCCATCGCCACGCATTGCAATGATCAGGAGCGTGCCGCCCGTAAAGTCGAGCGAAAGATGCGAAAGGTAGTCGCGGCGACAGTGATGCAGCGGCACATCGGTGAGAATTTTGACGCCATCGTCACCGGCATTACGCCGAGCGGTACGTTTGCACGCATCCTGCGGCCGCCTGTCGATGGACGCATCGAACAAGGCGAACACGGGCTGAATGTCGGTGAGAAAGTTAATGTGCGCCTGCTTTCAGCCGATCCGCGCAGCGGATTTATCGATTTTGCTGCCCATCGTTAA
- a CDS encoding pyridoxal phosphate-dependent aminotransferase codes for MMPARSIENFVLPRRMQGLQPTLIRQFFERALPDSINFGLGEPDLPTPEFMRAEAARVTLDEQNGYTSHPGIPALRDKIAEQYPHLKLERNNVVVTCGSQEAMTAAFMCIVDEGDEVLVPNPSFPAYDACVKIAQGKPVYYRMPADREFAFDISNFKSQITEKTKAAVVISPSNPTGKILTPEDLKQIADALKGTGIYLISDEIYSDLYFGERPHSASQYYDKTVIVSGLSKSLSMTGWRLGWAASSDADIMNAIQVLHGFLTVCTSTITQKASLLGWTDEAEAAKQNARDIYKKRGAFLVDLLDKELGLHATSPEGAFYTMLDVRSLGDDIEIAEKCLQNRVVTVPGIAFGDEAKGFLRISFCNTEERMAEGVRRMKGALSL; via the coding sequence ATGATGCCGGCACGATCGATCGAGAATTTTGTATTGCCTCGGCGGATGCAGGGGCTGCAGCCGACACTGATACGGCAGTTTTTTGAGCGTGCGTTGCCGGACAGTATTAATTTCGGCCTTGGCGAGCCCGATCTGCCGACGCCCGAATTCATGCGGGCCGAAGCCGCTCGTGTGACACTCGATGAGCAAAACGGCTACACATCGCATCCGGGAATTCCGGCGTTGCGTGACAAGATCGCAGAGCAATATCCGCATCTCAAGTTGGAACGCAATAATGTTGTCGTGACGTGCGGTTCGCAGGAAGCGATGACAGCGGCATTCATGTGCATAGTTGACGAAGGCGATGAGGTGCTCGTGCCAAATCCGAGCTTTCCTGCCTATGACGCCTGCGTCAAGATCGCACAGGGAAAGCCTGTCTATTATCGTATGCCTGCGGATCGCGAATTTGCATTTGATATTTCAAATTTCAAATCTCAAATTACAGAAAAGACAAAAGCGGCCGTCGTTATCTCGCCATCCAATCCGACAGGCAAAATACTGACGCCCGAAGATCTGAAACAGATCGCGGACGCGTTAAAAGGCACGGGCATTTATCTTATCTCGGACGAGATATACAGCGACCTTTATTTTGGCGAACGGCCGCATTCGGCATCGCAATACTACGATAAGACCGTTATCGTCAGCGGCTTGTCAAAATCTCTGAGTATGACCGGCTGGCGTCTTGGCTGGGCGGCAAGTTCCGATGCCGACATTATGAATGCCATTCAGGTGCTTCACGGTTTTCTGACAGTTTGCACATCGACCATAACGCAAAAAGCTTCGCTCCTCGGCTGGACCGACGAAGCCGAGGCCGCCAAACAAAACGCCCGCGATATCTACAAAAAACGCGGAGCATTTTTGGTAGATCTTCTTGATAAAGAACTCGGATTACACGCGACTTCGCCGGAAGGTGCTTTTTACACGATGCTTGATGTGCGTTCGCTTGGAGATGATATTGAGATCGCAGAAAAGTGTTTGCAAAATCGCGTGGTGACCGTTCCGGGCATTGCTTTTGGCGACGAGGCAAAAGGTTTTTTGAGAATCTCGTTTTGTAATACAGAGGAAAGGATGGCCGAGGGGGTTCGGCGGATGAAAGGGGCCTTGTCATTGTGA
- a CDS encoding TonB family protein, producing MKLIPLAFIFASAIFCSTIRNKIDPTPTPLQIVESAPQPSIDASATPTQTEPPKTQHFGGLVSGGIMNGKARSLPKPDYPAAAKAVKASGTVMVQVTVDEKGVVVSATAVSGHPLLRKAAVEAAKKAVFEPTILSGTAVKVSGALTFSF from the coding sequence GTGAAATTGATTCCGCTCGCATTTATATTTGCATCCGCGATATTTTGCAGCACTATCCGCAATAAGATCGATCCGACTCCTACACCTTTGCAGATAGTCGAATCAGCGCCGCAACCAAGTATCGATGCATCGGCGACGCCTACGCAAACGGAACCACCGAAAACTCAGCATTTTGGAGGATTGGTTTCCGGCGGCATCATGAACGGAAAAGCCAGGTCACTGCCGAAGCCGGATTATCCTGCTGCGGCTAAGGCGGTTAAAGCATCGGGAACGGTCATGGTTCAGGTCACGGTGGATGAAAAAGGTGTCGTTGTATCAGCCACCGCCGTATCGGGGCATCCGTTGCTCAGGAAGGCGGCTGTCGAGGCCGCGAAGAAGGCGGTTTTTGAGCCGACGATCCTGTCAGGAACGGCAGTTAAGGTCTCGGGAGCGTTGACGTTTAGTTTTTGA
- the asd gene encoding aspartate-semialdehyde dehydrogenase, whose amino-acid sequence MSRKYRVGILGATGTVGQRFAQLLEGHPQFQITAMAASDRSAGKPYSEACAWKLAGAIPESVRDIVVSPIEPPLDCDLVFSSLPSSVARETEEAFARAGYPVISNSSSYRMDEDVPLLIPEINHEHVGLIEKQKANRGFTKGFIVTNPNCAVTSFAPPLAALHRKFGVESVILTTFQAISGAGYPGVPSLDIFDNVIPYIAGEEPKVEIEAQKIIGKFVDGAIVKADFAVSAQCFRVNVIDGHMVSLRVKLKQTSTLKEVIESMRTFPSLDLHSSPKHFMEVTDEPSRPQTRLDRDNGNGMTITVGRVFPDNIFDYRFVSLSHNTLRGAAGCAVLNAELLIAKNLI is encoded by the coding sequence ATGAGTAGAAAATACAGAGTTGGAATATTAGGTGCAACGGGCACTGTTGGACAGCGGTTTGCGCAGCTTTTGGAGGGGCATCCGCAATTTCAGATCACTGCGATGGCGGCTTCGGACCGATCGGCGGGGAAGCCTTATTCGGAGGCTTGTGCGTGGAAGTTGGCTGGGGCGATACCGGAGTCGGTTCGCGACATTGTCGTGTCGCCGATCGAGCCGCCGTTGGATTGTGATCTTGTTTTTTCGAGTTTGCCGTCGAGCGTTGCTCGCGAAACTGAGGAAGCATTTGCCCGCGCAGGTTATCCGGTAATCAGCAATTCGTCGAGCTATCGGATGGACGAGGATGTGCCGCTGTTGATCCCTGAGATCAATCACGAACACGTCGGCCTGATAGAGAAACAGAAAGCCAATCGCGGTTTTACGAAGGGATTTATTGTTACCAATCCGAATTGTGCGGTTACCAGCTTTGCTCCGCCGCTTGCGGCTTTGCATCGCAAGTTTGGTGTCGAATCGGTTATTTTGACAACATTCCAAGCCATTTCGGGTGCGGGATATCCGGGCGTTCCGTCGCTTGATATTTTTGACAATGTAATTCCATACATAGCCGGCGAAGAGCCGAAGGTCGAAATAGAAGCTCAAAAGATAATCGGCAAATTCGTTGACGGAGCGATAGTCAAAGCTGATTTTGCCGTTTCTGCACAGTGCTTCCGTGTTAACGTGATCGACGGCCATATGGTGTCGCTTCGAGTGAAACTAAAACAAACGTCAACCCTCAAAGAAGTTATCGAGTCGATGCGAACATTTCCGTCGCTTGATCTGCACTCGTCGCCGAAGCATTTCATGGAAGTCACAGACGAGCCGTCGCGGCCGCAGACACGGCTTGACCGCGACAACGGCAATGGTATGACGATCACTGTCGGACGTGTTTTTCCTGATAATATTTTTGACTACCGTTTTGTTTCGTTGAGCCATAACACTCTGCGCGGCGCGGCCGGATGTGCCGTGTTGAATGCGGAACTGCTGATCGCAAAGAATCTCATCTAA
- a CDS encoding AI-2E family transporter, which yields MAEKTEPGKSYAQRVLIAVGVVCLIILCLVLAYFTFDILLLIFAAALLAIFLRGLADILRRWVPVSEGWLVLIVAALLIVLVAGAIALLAPSVAEQVRVLRVEIPRSAESAGEYLSHYNWGRTLIDQLPSADDVMAKIDAASMLTRVGGYFSSTLGALGNIFVVILIAIYLASEPRFYALGMTRFFPIAKRDRVGEILDTIYETLRWWLIGKVGSMIFIGILTWIGLSILGVPLALTLGLIAGLLSFIPNFGPIISAIPAILLAFIDSPISAVYVLGLYVGVQLIESNVVTPIIERETVELAPALTIIFQLVLGALIGGLGLVLATPLLAVIVVIVKMVYFEDVLGDKLAASELPDEERSNNADEKPATAS from the coding sequence ATGGCCGAAAAAACCGAGCCGGGAAAAAGCTACGCACAGCGAGTACTCATTGCTGTTGGCGTGGTGTGTCTCATCATACTTTGTCTCGTTCTGGCCTATTTCACTTTTGACATCCTGCTGTTGATCTTCGCGGCGGCATTGCTGGCGATCTTTTTACGCGGCCTCGCCGACATTTTGCGTCGTTGGGTACCGGTGAGTGAAGGGTGGCTGGTACTGATCGTTGCGGCCTTACTCATTGTTTTGGTTGCGGGTGCGATTGCTTTACTGGCTCCAAGTGTCGCGGAACAGGTTCGGGTTTTGAGGGTTGAGATACCTCGATCGGCTGAGAGCGCCGGCGAATATTTATCTCATTATAACTGGGGCCGCACGCTCATAGATCAACTTCCCAGTGCCGATGATGTAATGGCAAAGATTGACGCGGCAAGTATGCTGACTCGGGTTGGCGGTTATTTTTCCTCAACCTTGGGAGCGTTAGGCAATATTTTTGTTGTCATTCTGATCGCCATTTATCTTGCAAGCGAACCGCGATTTTATGCATTGGGAATGACTAGGTTTTTTCCCATAGCAAAGCGCGATCGGGTTGGCGAAATACTGGATACGATCTACGAAACGCTCCGCTGGTGGCTGATCGGTAAAGTCGGTTCGATGATCTTTATTGGCATACTGACCTGGATCGGGCTTTCGATCTTGGGTGTGCCGCTGGCATTGACGCTTGGGTTGATCGCCGGACTGTTGTCATTTATTCCAAATTTTGGGCCAATTATTTCGGCAATTCCGGCTATATTGCTGGCTTTCATTGATAGCCCTATCAGCGCCGTTTATGTCCTTGGCCTATATGTCGGAGTGCAGTTGATAGAATCGAACGTCGTCACGCCGATCATCGAGCGTGAGACCGTCGAGCTTGCACCCGCCTTGACCATCATTTTTCAGCTTGTGCTGGGAGCCCTGATCGGCGGTCTCGGATTGGTGCTTGCGACGCCGTTGCTCGCCGTAATCGTCGTGATCGTGAAAATGGTCTATTTTGAAGACGTGTTGGGCGACAAACTTGCGGCGAGCGAACTGCCGGATGAAGAGAGAAGCAACAATGCCGACGAAAAGCCTGCTACGGCTTCTTAA
- a CDS encoding adenylosuccinate lyase produces the protein MIERYTLPEMGAVWSQQNKFQKWLDVEMAVCEVHAEMGTIPAEALAEIKAKAAFTVERISEIEKTTDHDVIAFTTNLAENIGESARFVHYGLTSSDVVDTANALLLRESCDILLTKTDALLEILKRRAFEFKDTPQIGRTHGIHAEPTSFGLVWALWYSETKRNRERLLKAKDIVSVGKISGAVGAFAHLSPEVEEGVCKKLGLKAADVSTQVIQRDRYAEYLCTLAIIASTLEKIALQVRHWQRTEVREAQEFFKTGQKGSSAMPHKRNPILSERICGMARTVRANSIVGLENVALWHERDISHSSAERIVLPDSSATLDYILAKTTSLLDTLIVYPENMLKNLDLTKGLVFSGQLLLALTQKGVSREDAYAWTQRNAMKVWDEGGDYQGLINKDADISTHLSAEEIARVFDLQHYLRNVDKVFSRVFG, from the coding sequence ATGATCGAACGATACACATTGCCCGAAATGGGCGCCGTCTGGTCGCAACAGAATAAATTTCAAAAGTGGCTCGATGTCGAGATGGCCGTTTGCGAAGTTCACGCCGAGATGGGCACGATTCCCGCTGAGGCGCTCGCTGAGATCAAAGCAAAGGCTGCATTTACGGTCGAACGGATAAGCGAGATCGAGAAAACCACCGATCACGATGTCATCGCCTTTACGACGAACCTAGCCGAGAACATCGGCGAATCCGCGCGGTTTGTACACTACGGGCTGACTTCAAGCGATGTTGTCGATACGGCGAATGCTCTGCTGCTCAGAGAATCGTGTGATATTTTGCTTACAAAGACTGATGCATTGCTTGAAATTCTGAAACGCCGGGCCTTCGAATTCAAAGATACGCCGCAGATCGGACGCACTCATGGAATTCATGCTGAGCCGACCTCGTTCGGGTTGGTGTGGGCTCTTTGGTATTCGGAAACGAAACGAAATAGGGAGCGATTGCTGAAAGCCAAAGATATTGTCTCAGTAGGCAAGATCAGCGGAGCGGTTGGCGCGTTTGCGCATCTTTCGCCGGAGGTCGAGGAAGGGGTCTGCAAAAAACTCGGCCTGAAAGCGGCTGACGTTTCAACACAGGTCATCCAGCGCGACCGTTATGCCGAGTATCTCTGCACGCTCGCGATAATTGCTTCGACGTTAGAAAAGATCGCACTGCAGGTGCGTCATTGGCAGCGAACCGAAGTACGCGAGGCTCAGGAGTTTTTTAAGACTGGCCAGAAAGGCTCGTCGGCGATGCCGCATAAAAGAAATCCTATCTTGTCGGAACGCATTTGCGGCATGGCACGCACTGTCCGTGCCAATTCGATCGTCGGACTTGAAAATGTCGCTCTCTGGCATGAGCGCGATATATCGCATTCATCTGCCGAACGTATCGTACTGCCCGATTCTAGTGCGACACTTGATTATATTCTCGCCAAGACGACGAGCCTTCTCGACACGCTGATCGTATATCCGGAGAATATGCTTAAGAATCTTGACCTGACAAAAGGGCTTGTTTTTAGCGGGCAATTGCTTTTGGCTTTGACGCAAAAAGGCGTTTCACGCGAGGACGCATACGCCTGGACGCAGCGAAATGCGATGAAGGTCTGGGACGAAGGCGGTGATTATCAAGGGCTAATAAATAAAGACGCGGACATCTCTACGCACCTTTCTGCTGAAGAGATCGCCCGCGTCTTTGATCTGCAACATTACTTGCGCAATGTCGATAAAGTTTTTAGCCGCGTTTTTGGTTAG
- the purS gene encoding phosphoribosylformylglycinamidine synthase subunit PurS, with protein MKALVYVTLKPSVLDPQGKAIHHSVELLGHTNISDIRQGKYFEIEIDSAASESEARQAVEQIAKDVLANPVIEDYRVEITA; from the coding sequence ATGAAAGCTTTAGTCTATGTAACTCTCAAGCCGAGCGTCCTTGATCCTCAAGGCAAGGCGATCCATCATTCGGTCGAACTTCTCGGCCATACTAATATCAGTGACATCAGGCAGGGAAAATATTTTGAGATCGAGATAGACTCGGCGGCTTCCGAATCGGAGGCTCGTCAAGCGGTCGAGCAAATTGCCAAAGATGTTCTCGCCAATCCCGTGATCGAAGATTACAGAGTGGAGATCACAGCGTGA
- the purQ gene encoding phosphoribosylformylglycinamidine synthase subunit PurQ — translation MKFGVVVFPGSNCDHDAYHVLSKLVGQPVDFIWHQETELRGFDAVIVPGGFSYGDYLRAGALARFSPVMNAVKQFASEGKFVFGICNGFQILCEAGLLPGVLMRNRSLNFICKHVNLRVENRNTPFTSEVDPSKILSIPIAHAEGNYTCDDATFNSLEENGQIIFRYCNENGEATDESNPNGARSNIAGICNQDRNVLGMMPHPERACEEMLGSNDGRDIFRSLANTIERIAA, via the coding sequence GTGAAGTTTGGAGTTGTAGTTTTTCCCGGTTCTAATTGCGATCACGATGCGTACCACGTGCTGTCGAAGCTTGTCGGCCAGCCGGTCGATTTTATCTGGCATCAGGAAACTGAGCTGCGTGGGTTTGATGCGGTGATCGTTCCCGGCGGATTTTCTTACGGGGATTATTTACGTGCCGGAGCATTGGCAAGGTTTTCGCCTGTGATGAATGCTGTTAAACAGTTTGCCTCTGAAGGAAAGTTTGTTTTCGGCATCTGTAACGGGTTTCAGATCTTGTGCGAAGCCGGCTTGTTGCCCGGCGTTTTGATGCGAAATCGCAGCCTCAATTTCATCTGCAAACACGTCAATCTCCGCGTTGAAAATCGGAACACGCCTTTTACATCCGAAGTCGATCCGTCAAAGATCCTTTCAATCCCGATCGCTCACGCCGAAGGCAATTATACCTGCGACGACGCGACCTTTAATTCGCTCGAAGAGAACGGTCAGATCATCTTTCGCTACTGCAACGAAAACGGCGAAGCCACCGACGAATCCAACCCAAACGGAGCCCGCTCAAACATCGCCGGCATCTGCAACCAAGACCGAAACGTCCTCGGCATGATGCCCCATCCCGAACGAGCCTGCGAAGAAATGCTCGGCTCCAACGATGGCCGCGACATCTTTCGCTCGCTGGCAAATACGATAGAGAGAATAGCCGCTTAA